A single window of Chloracidobacterium thermophilum B DNA harbors:
- a CDS encoding penicillin acylase family protein, with amino-acid sequence MPDSADTTTLPGLTAPVTVVRDARGIPYITASNELDLVFAQGFMTASDRLWQMDLLRRTGAGELAEIFGAQALDEDRLHRTYGFRQVCEATFAQMDATERQYLEAYAAGVNAYLAQCDEQRLPRECRLLRYRPRPWQPTDTLLIGKVFAESLSTTWPVDLAAAAMAQSNPKAYAQLMQVSSRIPEVIVVGSDQPSPASPSGNPSKKPAGKVSSVPLSPDLLAGADRWLRAQYRALARVGLYAEELAASNNWVVSGRRTTTGKPILANDPHLEPSAPGIWYMINLAVPEYRVAGVTAPGIPGVLIGHNEHIAWGCTNLDPDVQDLFRETFHQTRPRLYQTPQGWREAEVRVETIPVRRLPGAPDVETVSHEVLVTRHGPVLLEDKGQRLALRWTALDVTPNETRCYRRLVRARNWTEFCRAIADYGGATQNFIYADVEGNIGYYGAGRIPRRKSGTGRFPVPGHTDAHEWTGLIPFDELPHVFNPPAGLIVTANNRVVGHSYPYFLTTHWSPPYRARRIYDLLTAQPKVSVADCLRIQDDIVALGALDFVKLVLEIAAKDPEAEQDAEWQTTLRLFREWDGAMTPESRAAALAIELANALRRQLLTAQFGTPPTNLTLRSRQATRADWRRAIFGGPELTHILATQPADWLPKETATYGQLLRRSHQMARQQLATELGADPANWTWGRWKPMTFPHPLAAAPLIGRPFQLPPLPQRGGGYFIVATPNVGEAVSMRFVADVSQWDASRMGLPLGQSGDPGSPHWADQLESWKSCTPAVFPFSPTAIGKAARQKFTLQPPASAVHRP; translated from the coding sequence ATGCCGGACTCAGCGGATACCACCACCCTGCCCGGTCTGACGGCACCGGTGACGGTGGTACGGGATGCGCGCGGCATCCCCTACATCACGGCGTCCAACGAACTCGACCTCGTTTTTGCTCAAGGCTTCATGACCGCCAGCGACCGGCTGTGGCAGATGGACCTGCTCCGGCGCACCGGGGCCGGTGAACTGGCAGAAATCTTCGGAGCGCAAGCCCTTGATGAAGACCGGCTGCACCGCACTTACGGTTTTCGGCAGGTATGCGAAGCCACCTTCGCCCAGATGGATGCCACAGAACGGCAATACCTCGAAGCCTACGCGGCCGGCGTCAACGCCTACCTGGCGCAGTGCGACGAACAGCGGCTCCCCCGCGAATGCCGGCTGCTGCGCTACCGCCCGCGTCCATGGCAACCGACCGATACACTTCTGATTGGCAAGGTGTTTGCCGAGTCACTCTCGACGACGTGGCCCGTCGATCTGGCCGCGGCGGCCATGGCGCAGTCCAATCCCAAAGCGTACGCGCAACTGATGCAGGTATCGTCACGCATCCCGGAGGTTATCGTCGTCGGGAGCGATCAGCCGTCACCGGCATCACCCTCGGGAAATCCTTCAAAAAAACCTGCCGGCAAAGTGTCATCTGTTCCCCTGTCACCGGATTTGCTGGCCGGGGCCGACCGCTGGTTGAGGGCGCAGTACCGGGCGCTGGCGCGCGTCGGACTGTATGCTGAGGAGCTGGCTGCCAGCAACAACTGGGTGGTCTCCGGCAGACGGACCACCACCGGCAAACCCATTCTGGCGAATGACCCGCACCTTGAACCGTCCGCGCCCGGCATCTGGTACATGATCAACCTGGCCGTGCCGGAATATCGTGTGGCCGGTGTGACAGCGCCAGGCATTCCAGGCGTCCTGATCGGACACAATGAGCACATTGCCTGGGGTTGTACCAATCTCGACCCCGATGTGCAGGACCTTTTCCGTGAGACCTTTCACCAGACCCGTCCGCGCCTCTACCAGACACCACAGGGCTGGCGGGAAGCCGAAGTCCGGGTGGAAACCATCCCGGTGCGGCGCCTGCCGGGTGCGCCCGATGTGGAGACGGTCTCCCACGAAGTGCTGGTGACCCGCCACGGCCCGGTTCTGCTCGAAGACAAGGGCCAACGGTTGGCGCTGCGCTGGACGGCGCTCGATGTCACGCCCAATGAAACCCGCTGCTACCGGCGGCTGGTACGCGCCAGAAACTGGACGGAGTTTTGCCGGGCGATTGCCGATTACGGCGGCGCCACGCAGAACTTCATCTATGCCGATGTGGAAGGCAACATTGGCTACTATGGCGCCGGTCGCATTCCACGCCGCAAAAGCGGCACCGGACGCTTTCCCGTTCCGGGCCATACGGACGCACACGAGTGGACGGGACTCATCCCGTTTGATGAACTGCCCCACGTGTTCAATCCCCCGGCAGGTCTCATCGTCACGGCCAACAACCGGGTGGTCGGCCACAGCTACCCCTACTTTCTGACCACACACTGGTCTCCGCCGTACCGCGCGCGGCGGATTTATGACCTTCTGACTGCACAGCCCAAAGTTTCGGTCGCCGACTGCCTGCGCATTCAGGACGACATCGTTGCCTTGGGCGCACTTGATTTCGTCAAACTCGTTCTGGAGATTGCCGCCAAGGACCCGGAAGCAGAACAGGATGCCGAATGGCAGACCACACTCCGGCTCTTTCGGGAGTGGGACGGAGCCATGACCCCGGAATCACGGGCAGCCGCACTGGCGATAGAGCTGGCCAACGCCCTCCGCCGGCAACTGCTGACAGCCCAATTTGGTACGCCGCCGACCAATCTGACGCTCCGCTCTCGACAGGCCACACGTGCGGACTGGCGGCGTGCCATCTTCGGCGGGCCGGAACTGACCCACATCCTGGCAACGCAACCGGCTGACTGGCTGCCCAAAGAAACCGCCACCTACGGCCAACTGCTGCGCCGCAGCCACCAGATGGCGCGGCAACAACTGGCAACCGAACTCGGCGCTGACCCGGCAAACTGGACCTGGGGACGGTGGAAACCGATGACCTTTCCGCACCCTCTGGCCGCTGCGCCGCTCATTGGACGCCCGTTTCAGCTTCCACCTTTGCCGCAGCGCGGCGGTGGGTATTTCATCGTGGCGACTCCCAACGTCGGCGAAGCCGTTTCCATGCGGTTTGTCGCCGATGTGAGCCAGTGGGATGCCTCCCGGATGGGGCTGCCACTCGGCCAGTCCGGCGATCCGGGCAGTCCGCACTGGGCTGATCAGCTTGAAAGCTGGAAGAGTTGCACCCCTGCCGTGTTTCCCTTCAGCCCAACGGCCATCGGGAAAGCCGCCCGGCAAAAGTTCACCCTGCAGCCGCCGGCAAGTGCAGTGCACCGCCCTTAG
- a CDS encoding DUF4912 domain-containing protein: protein MATVNEPDEPTPSQPSSVSDPTPAAADAPPAAGDVPVAEAAPSELVIGEADIEATAEVPVSDVPTAAPAASSAVSPEDLLLAGQGGASEQFLTATATVADVLAAAPEVRETPTFLSALPEAPDVDAPPQLAPLPDEYETDAIAALIQDPFRMFVYWEARPETVLAVEQLFSPEEAATFRPVLRVTERETEKETYYPVLYRGSEWFSVFPDRTYLVEFGVHSPQFGFIRLMAAPEKKTPRGTVAPELPPQPEYRISETRFRRTLEVSGFQTNGAALPREALEAWFAPAVSDAVFTAGDGLPLKPEQIRQLPDSVRDVVSELFERDGGDLAALVLLHYLPALLRDTYLARLAARGIPVAFANVEQLLAAGYIAEALPAEEEIIEELEWSDWIEDEETFDVPGLQRFGVGSSAGSELGSLRQRRRRRLPRRRVRRPEVVQPVPQPVTQPLWLPSMERPGSLRLSGGGQGWLYFDLGAIACELAAELGLPPSVWV, encoded by the coding sequence ATGGCTACGGTAAACGAACCCGATGAACCCACCCCATCACAACCCTCCAGTGTGTCTGACCCAACTCCGGCTGCGGCCGATGCGCCGCCAGCCGCCGGAGACGTGCCGGTAGCCGAAGCCGCCCCGTCTGAGTTGGTCATCGGTGAGGCCGATATTGAAGCCACCGCTGAAGTGCCCGTTAGTGATGTGCCGACGGCGGCGCCAGCCGCCAGCTCCGCAGTGAGTCCCGAAGACCTGCTGCTGGCCGGGCAGGGTGGGGCCTCCGAACAGTTTTTGACCGCCACGGCGACTGTTGCCGACGTTCTGGCTGCCGCGCCGGAAGTTCGGGAAACACCTACCTTTCTTTCCGCCCTGCCCGAAGCGCCGGACGTGGATGCACCGCCCCAGCTCGCCCCGCTTCCCGACGAGTACGAAACCGATGCCATTGCGGCACTGATACAGGACCCTTTCCGTATGTTCGTCTATTGGGAAGCCCGGCCGGAGACGGTGCTTGCCGTTGAGCAGTTGTTTTCACCGGAAGAAGCGGCGACCTTCCGCCCCGTGTTACGGGTTACAGAACGCGAGACGGAGAAAGAAACCTACTACCCGGTGCTGTACCGGGGGAGCGAGTGGTTCAGCGTGTTTCCCGACCGGACCTATCTGGTGGAATTCGGCGTCCATTCGCCGCAGTTTGGTTTCATTCGGCTGATGGCCGCGCCGGAGAAAAAGACCCCACGGGGCACGGTTGCGCCGGAGTTGCCGCCCCAGCCGGAGTACCGGATATCGGAGACCCGTTTTCGGCGTACGCTGGAGGTGTCGGGTTTCCAGACCAACGGTGCCGCGCTGCCACGGGAGGCGTTGGAGGCGTGGTTTGCGCCGGCTGTGTCTGACGCTGTGTTTACTGCTGGCGATGGTCTGCCACTCAAACCGGAGCAGATTCGGCAGCTTCCCGATTCGGTGCGGGATGTGGTGTCCGAACTGTTCGAGCGGGACGGCGGAGACCTGGCGGCGCTGGTGCTGCTGCACTATCTGCCTGCCCTGCTGCGGGACACCTACCTGGCGCGACTGGCGGCACGGGGCATTCCGGTTGCCTTTGCCAATGTGGAGCAGCTTTTGGCAGCCGGATACATTGCCGAAGCCCTCCCGGCAGAGGAAGAAATCATCGAGGAGCTGGAGTGGAGTGACTGGATTGAGGATGAGGAAACCTTTGACGTGCCGGGTCTCCAGCGGTTTGGCGTAGGAAGTTCGGCGGGCAGCGAGTTGGGGAGTCTGCGGCAGCGGCGCCGGCGGCGTCTGCCACGGCGGCGGGTGCGCCGGCCGGAGGTGGTACAGCCGGTGCCACAGCCGGTGACGCAGCCGCTCTGGTTGCCGAGCATGGAGCGTCCGGGGAGTCTGCGCCTGTCGGGTGGCGGGCAGGGGTGGCTTTATTTTGACCTGGGTGCCATTGCCTGTGAGCTGGCGGCGGAGCTGGGGCTGCCGCCCTCGGTGTGGGTCTAA
- a CDS encoding HEPN domain-containing protein: MTNAKAQLVRSWLIKAQHDLASARVLAASEPPLLDTAIYHCQQAAEKAVKGYLVFCDQEFERTHDIELLVQTAARYAQGFLNWIDVGIKLTPYARIYRYPGYAGEPDSEQVAWALSAAEGLYRFVVSLLPPEIGTE; the protein is encoded by the coding sequence ATGACCAACGCCAAAGCGCAACTCGTGCGGAGTTGGCTCATCAAAGCACAACATGACCTGGCTTCAGCACGTGTCCTGGCAGCAAGTGAACCGCCATTGCTCGACACAGCGATTTATCACTGTCAGCAAGCAGCGGAGAAAGCCGTCAAAGGCTATCTGGTTTTCTGCGATCAGGAATTTGAGCGTACTCACGACATCGAGTTGCTGGTGCAAACGGCTGCACGGTATGCGCAGGGCTTTTTGAATTGGATTGACGTCGGAATAAAGTTGACGCCCTACGCCCGCATCTACCGTTACCCCGGATATGCGGGAGAACCAGACAGCGAGCAAGTCGCATGGGCGCTGTCTGCGGCAGAAGGATTGTACAGGTTTGTGGTTTCCTTGTTGCCACCAGAAATAGGGACTGAATGA
- a CDS encoding nucleotidyltransferase domain-containing protein → MKTVNEDSLQEITHRLVEVFHPEQVILFGSYAWGTPTADSDVDVMVIVPESDLSDYQRAVLGHRSLSGLGIPKDVIVRTRAEFDALREVRASLEYKIARQGRVLYDQRQSATRAELAHQSTT, encoded by the coding sequence ATGAAAACAGTGAACGAAGACTCCCTTCAGGAAATAACCCACCGACTGGTTGAAGTGTTTCACCCGGAGCAGGTCATTCTCTTTGGGTCGTATGCCTGGGGGACGCCAACGGCAGACAGTGACGTGGATGTGATGGTGATTGTCCCGGAGAGTGACTTGTCCGACTACCAACGCGCCGTGCTGGGACACCGCTCCCTGAGCGGGCTTGGCATTCCCAAAGACGTTATCGTGAGGACCCGGGCTGAGTTCGATGCCCTGCGGGAAGTTCGGGCCTCGCTCGAATACAAAATCGCTCGTCAAGGAAGGGTGCTGTATGACCAACGCCAAAGCGCAACTCGTGCGGAGTTGGCTCATCAAAGCACAACATGA
- a CDS encoding cytochrome D1 domain-containing protein, whose translation MRPGFSPLSLAVLLIILAACSTPKSTSLAAPTPSPSASNPTSTPDPWADIRPTGGTITGLKLVKKLNVPAGPKSLRVLPDGKRVMTCNLYGHQVTFIDAQTYEILRKVPVGGEPVECTFTKGGKYAWVSLYGSERVGATSVVVVIDTETYQIVARIPAGRVPKVVAESPDGKWVYAANWLSESITVMDAEKLTKVKDVPVGRVPRGICFAPDGKLAYVCIMGGHSLAVIDVEQGHQKVRDIETGYNPRHVCVSRDGRLLYVALNASGTLIKIDRATETIIGRAKTGTQARSTSLSIDDRYAFVCNYEDNNLGVVDLEQMKQLFTVKTDVHPIGVTTMPDGKYVWVSNYRPSTVYVFEIEYAAAGSTGVPNS comes from the coding sequence ATGCGCCCCGGTTTCAGCCCACTGTCCCTGGCTGTCCTGCTCATCATCCTGGCGGCCTGCTCCACGCCCAAATCCACCTCACTGGCGGCTCCCACACCTTCGCCATCAGCCTCCAACCCGACTTCCACACCTGATCCCTGGGCGGACATCCGACCGACTGGTGGAACCATTACCGGACTCAAGCTGGTCAAAAAGCTGAACGTTCCGGCCGGGCCCAAGTCGCTGCGCGTCCTCCCGGACGGCAAACGGGTCATGACGTGCAACCTCTACGGCCATCAGGTGACGTTCATTGACGCCCAAACCTATGAAATTCTGCGCAAAGTCCCCGTCGGTGGTGAGCCGGTCGAATGCACCTTCACCAAGGGCGGCAAATATGCCTGGGTGTCACTTTACGGCAGCGAGCGGGTTGGGGCCACGAGCGTCGTGGTGGTTATTGATACCGAAACCTACCAGATTGTCGCCCGGATTCCTGCCGGGCGCGTACCGAAGGTTGTTGCCGAAAGCCCCGATGGCAAGTGGGTTTATGCCGCCAACTGGCTCTCCGAGTCCATTACGGTCATGGACGCCGAAAAATTGACCAAGGTCAAGGATGTTCCCGTTGGAAGGGTTCCGCGTGGCATCTGCTTTGCACCCGACGGCAAGCTGGCTTACGTCTGCATCATGGGTGGGCACAGCCTGGCGGTCATTGATGTCGAACAGGGCCATCAGAAGGTCCGTGACATTGAAACCGGTTACAACCCGCGCCACGTCTGCGTTTCACGCGATGGCAGGCTGCTCTATGTCGCCCTCAACGCTTCCGGGACACTCATCAAAATTGACCGTGCGACGGAAACCATTATCGGGCGTGCCAAAACCGGAACGCAGGCACGTTCGACCTCACTTTCCATTGATGATCGCTATGCCTTTGTGTGCAACTACGAAGACAACAACCTCGGCGTCGTTGATCTCGAACAGATGAAACAGCTCTTTACGGTCAAAACCGACGTGCACCCGATTGGCGTGACGACCATGCCCGATGGCAAATATGTGTGGGTGTCGAACTACCGCCCCAGCACGGTCTATGTGTTTGAGATTGAATATGCCGCCGCTGGGAGCACGGGCGTCCCAAATTCCTGA
- the rlmB gene encoding 23S rRNA (guanosine(2251)-2'-O)-methyltransferase RlmB, translating into MAVIYGIAPVLEALRSGKRRVKEVWLAHGTKPHRWQELRALAGQARIPLSEVERSRLDAITRRANHQGVVALVSAVGYADLEEVLSGITGSPLLVVLDQVEDPHNLGAVIRTAECAGAHAVIIPEHHAVGLTDTVVKASAGATEYLPVVRVVNLATTLDSLRQRDIWIVGVERDGERPYVGWDFTLPTAVVLGSEGKGIRRLVRERCDLVVSLPLLGNITSLNVSVAAGVVLYEAVRQRHLLSLAGGQA; encoded by the coding sequence ATGGCTGTGATTTACGGTATCGCACCGGTTCTGGAAGCCCTGCGCAGCGGCAAGCGGCGGGTGAAGGAAGTGTGGCTGGCGCACGGCACAAAGCCACACCGGTGGCAGGAACTGCGCGCGCTGGCCGGGCAGGCGCGTATCCCCTTGTCCGAAGTCGAACGCAGCCGGCTCGATGCCATCACCCGCCGGGCCAATCATCAGGGCGTTGTGGCGTTGGTGTCGGCGGTCGGCTATGCCGATCTGGAAGAAGTGCTGTCCGGCATCACAGGCAGTCCCCTGCTGGTGGTGCTCGATCAGGTCGAAGACCCGCACAACCTGGGGGCTGTCATCCGTACGGCGGAGTGTGCCGGCGCGCACGCCGTCATCATCCCGGAACACCATGCCGTCGGGTTGACCGATACGGTTGTCAAAGCCTCCGCCGGCGCGACGGAATACCTGCCGGTCGTGCGGGTCGTCAATCTGGCGACGACTCTCGACAGCCTGCGGCAACGGGACATCTGGATTGTCGGGGTCGAACGGGATGGGGAGCGTCCATACGTCGGCTGGGATTTTACTCTGCCAACGGCGGTGGTTCTGGGAAGCGAAGGAAAGGGTATCCGGCGGCTGGTGCGCGAGCGGTGTGACCTGGTGGTGTCGTTGCCGCTCTTGGGCAATATCACCTCGCTCAACGTATCAGTGGCCGCTGGCGTTGTACTGTATGAAGCCGTCCGGCAGCGCCATCTCCTTTCACTGGCTGGCGGCCAGGCCTGA
- a CDS encoding peptidylprolyl isomerase has translation MGMLLVGSFPLTACRSSAAQSVAVIKTEFGNIVFEFFPDIAPKHTAQIQGLIRSGFYDGTAFHRVEPGSLIQGGDPNSKTGSEETWGMGRPDLPKIPAEFSALKHVRGTVSAARVANDKNSATTQFFICCRAHPEWDNQYSIFGRVIAGMNVVDIISNAPTVEGTSRPKQKITMLSVTLEPRSNYPPTPPQF, from the coding sequence ATGGGAATGCTGCTGGTTGGCAGCTTTCCCCTCACGGCTTGTCGGTCATCGGCAGCTCAGTCGGTGGCGGTCATCAAAACTGAGTTTGGCAATATCGTCTTTGAGTTCTTTCCCGATATTGCCCCAAAGCATACAGCCCAGATTCAGGGTCTCATCCGCAGTGGTTTTTACGATGGGACGGCCTTCCACCGGGTCGAGCCGGGCAGCCTGATTCAGGGTGGTGATCCCAACTCCAAAACCGGGAGCGAAGAGACGTGGGGTATGGGCCGCCCCGACCTGCCCAAGATTCCGGCGGAATTCAGCGCGCTCAAGCACGTGCGGGGTACAGTGTCGGCCGCACGTGTCGCCAATGACAAAAACAGCGCGACGACCCAGTTCTTTATCTGCTGCCGGGCACATCCTGAATGGGATAACCAGTACAGTATCTTTGGCCGGGTGATTGCGGGAATGAACGTCGTGGATATTATTTCCAATGCACCCACGGTCGAAGGAACGTCTCGCCCGAAGCAGAAGATCACGATGCTTTCGGTGACGCTTGAACCACGGAGCAACTACCCACCAACGCCCCCTCAGTTTTGA
- a CDS encoding FmdB family zinc ribbon protein, translating into MPLYEYACESCGARVEVIQKFSDAPLVTCSTCGADALSRVVSAPAITFKGSGWYITDYSAKGRQENTSTSSRREGSQAEAASDTGTAASASDEKSSAQAA; encoded by the coding sequence ATGCCTCTGTATGAATATGCGTGTGAAAGCTGTGGCGCACGGGTGGAAGTCATCCAGAAGTTCTCGGATGCGCCACTCGTTACCTGTTCCACCTGCGGCGCTGACGCTCTGAGCCGTGTCGTGTCAGCACCGGCCATTACGTTCAAAGGTTCCGGCTGGTACATTACGGACTACAGCGCCAAGGGTCGCCAGGAAAACACCTCCACGTCCTCCCGGCGCGAAGGAAGCCAGGCAGAAGCCGCTTCAGACACCGGGACGGCAGCCTCAGCCTCCGATGAGAAATCGTCAGCTCAAGCCGCGTAA